The following are from one region of the Streptomyces tuirus genome:
- a CDS encoding BTAD domain-containing putative transcriptional regulator, giving the protein MHYRILGTTQALRSDGTVVSVGGARLRALLTVLALRAGRTVPAGLLVDEVWGGQPPADAHGALQALVGRLRRALGAAAIASAEGGYRLTAAPDDVDLHRFERLAGEGQRALADGDPAKAVVVLDDALALWRGPALADLPDRTAEAARRDTRRLDVLRARHTAALALGQAEQSLPELTALCDGHPLDEPLQALRLRALRDAGRAAEALDAYEDVRRLLADRLGADPGPELRSLHAELLSFEDPPVPQGPGASVGNLRARLTSFIGRETDIETIRGDLAAARLVTLLGPGGAGKTRLSQETAETVREAMPGGVWLAELAPVDDPDAVPEAVLTAVGARETVLYGAGAEGIRAAVADRLDDPVERLAEHCSRPRMLLILDNCEHVADAAARLTEELLARCPDLTVLATSREPLGVPGELLRPVEPLPEPVALRLLADRGAAARPGFRIEDDPGACAEICRRLDGLPLAIELAAARLRMLTPRQIADRLDDRFRLLTSGSRTVLPRQQTLRAVVDWSWDLLDEEERDVLRRLSVFAGGCDLPAAEAVCGPAALEALGSLVDRSLVVAAPPGSPADGEMRYRLLETVAEYAGERLDESGQRADAERAHLTYFRELARLTDPLLRGPGQLAAIHRLEREYENLRTALRHAVALRDEQEALCLALSLVWYWQMRDLRIEARNWCREVMALGPDPFTEPVRPAVAVWERCTDAPPPMTGEVLAEARRGIHLAHLACMDTELDAWQNPRSQEKLRAIARTYEPGLPQNCRLPGLLWFFAVMLTGDMDRLRVIIDASIRTCRQTPGFDWELASGLQMRANFLANRTDWAGDAARDADEALEIFRRLSDDWGTAEALSARAEAHERKGDCAAAAADYEAAIVHAERLGARAQAAVLRARLGNVLLEAGEGERGERLLREVIAQHQDTHSEAMPAARLFLAGWLGMTDRVPEAREHLRRLRQDFRIAHFIVFDAYILGAEAWLDATEGRYDECLRRIRTGMERAADPLSEALTPHVRSGFLIIGARALAAMDGGGRAADAARCLGAFDALLPPRHVAQRQERETRERTERRARALLGDEAYETAYAQGGGLSPEEAAALL; this is encoded by the coding sequence GTGCACTACCGCATCCTCGGCACCACGCAGGCGCTCCGCAGTGACGGGACGGTCGTTTCGGTCGGTGGGGCGCGGTTGCGTGCGCTGCTGACCGTGCTCGCGCTGCGGGCCGGACGGACCGTGCCCGCGGGGCTGCTCGTCGACGAGGTGTGGGGCGGGCAGCCGCCCGCCGACGCGCACGGCGCGCTGCAGGCGCTGGTCGGGCGGTTGCGGCGGGCCCTCGGCGCTGCCGCGATCGCCTCCGCCGAGGGCGGGTACCGGCTCACGGCCGCCCCCGACGACGTCGACCTGCACCGGTTCGAGCGGCTGGCCGGCGAAGGACAGCGGGCCCTGGCCGACGGCGACCCCGCCAAGGCCGTCGTGGTCCTCGACGACGCCCTCGCCCTGTGGCGCGGCCCCGCCCTCGCCGACCTGCCCGACCGCACCGCCGAGGCGGCCCGCCGGGACACCCGCCGCCTGGACGTGCTGCGCGCCCGCCACACCGCCGCCCTCGCCCTCGGCCAGGCCGAGCAGTCCCTGCCGGAACTGACCGCCCTGTGCGACGGCCATCCCCTGGACGAGCCCCTCCAGGCGCTGCGTCTGCGCGCCCTGCGGGACGCCGGCCGCGCGGCGGAGGCGCTGGATGCCTACGAGGACGTCCGGCGCCTCCTCGCCGACCGCCTCGGCGCCGACCCGGGACCGGAACTGCGGTCCCTGCATGCGGAGTTGCTGAGCTTCGAGGACCCGCCCGTTCCCCAGGGGCCGGGCGCGTCCGTCGGCAACCTCCGCGCCCGGCTCACCTCCTTCATCGGCAGGGAGACGGACATCGAGACCATCCGCGGAGATCTCGCGGCGGCCCGTCTGGTCACCCTGCTCGGGCCGGGCGGCGCCGGGAAGACCCGGCTGTCGCAGGAGACCGCGGAGACCGTGCGCGAGGCCATGCCCGGCGGTGTGTGGCTCGCCGAACTCGCCCCCGTCGACGACCCGGACGCCGTACCGGAGGCCGTGCTCACCGCCGTCGGGGCCCGCGAGACCGTGCTGTACGGCGCCGGCGCCGAGGGCATCCGCGCCGCCGTCGCCGACCGGCTCGACGACCCCGTCGAGCGGCTCGCCGAGCACTGCTCCCGCCCCCGCATGCTGCTGATCCTCGACAACTGCGAGCACGTCGCCGACGCCGCCGCCCGGCTCACCGAGGAACTGCTGGCCCGGTGCCCGGACCTCACCGTCCTGGCCACCAGCCGCGAACCCCTCGGCGTGCCGGGCGAGTTGCTGCGGCCGGTGGAGCCGCTGCCCGAGCCGGTAGCGCTGCGGCTGCTGGCCGACCGGGGCGCGGCGGCCCGGCCCGGCTTCCGGATCGAGGACGACCCCGGGGCGTGCGCCGAGATCTGCCGGCGCCTCGACGGCCTGCCCCTGGCCATCGAACTGGCCGCCGCCCGGCTGCGGATGCTCACCCCGCGCCAGATCGCCGACCGGCTCGACGACCGCTTCCGTCTCCTCACCTCCGGCAGCCGCACCGTCCTGCCCCGCCAGCAGACCCTCAGAGCGGTAGTCGACTGGTCCTGGGACCTGCTCGACGAGGAGGAACGCGACGTCCTGCGGCGGCTGTCGGTGTTCGCCGGCGGCTGCGACCTGCCCGCCGCGGAGGCGGTGTGCGGACCGGCCGCCCTGGAGGCGCTCGGCTCCCTCGTCGACCGCTCCCTGGTCGTGGCCGCCCCGCCCGGCAGCCCGGCCGACGGGGAGATGCGCTACCGGCTCCTGGAGACCGTCGCCGAGTACGCCGGCGAACGACTGGACGAGTCCGGGCAGCGCGCCGACGCCGAGCGCGCCCATCTGACGTACTTCCGTGAACTCGCCCGTCTGACCGACCCGTTGCTGCGCGGCCCCGGCCAGCTCGCCGCGATCCACCGGCTGGAGCGGGAGTACGAGAACCTGCGCACCGCGCTGCGCCACGCCGTGGCCCTGCGCGATGAGCAGGAGGCGCTGTGCCTGGCGTTGTCCCTCGTCTGGTACTGGCAGATGCGCGACCTGCGCATCGAGGCGCGCAACTGGTGCCGCGAGGTCATGGCGCTCGGCCCCGACCCCTTCACCGAGCCCGTCCGCCCGGCCGTCGCGGTGTGGGAGCGCTGCACCGACGCCCCGCCCCCGATGACCGGCGAGGTCCTCGCGGAGGCTCGGCGCGGCATCCACCTCGCCCATCTCGCCTGCATGGACACCGAGCTGGACGCCTGGCAGAACCCCCGCTCCCAGGAGAAGCTGCGCGCCATCGCCCGGACCTACGAGCCCGGTCTGCCGCAGAACTGCCGGCTCCCCGGCCTGCTCTGGTTCTTCGCCGTGATGCTGACCGGCGACATGGACCGGCTGCGCGTCATCATCGACGCGTCCATCCGCACCTGCCGGCAGACCCCTGGTTTCGACTGGGAGCTCGCCTCCGGCCTCCAGATGCGGGCCAACTTCCTCGCCAACCGCACCGACTGGGCGGGCGACGCCGCCCGGGACGCCGACGAGGCACTGGAGATCTTCCGCCGCCTCAGCGACGACTGGGGCACCGCCGAGGCTCTCTCCGCACGCGCCGAGGCTCATGAGCGCAAGGGCGACTGCGCCGCGGCCGCCGCCGACTACGAAGCGGCCATCGTGCACGCCGAACGCCTCGGCGCCCGTGCCCAGGCGGCCGTTCTGCGCGCCCGGCTGGGCAACGTCCTGCTGGAGGCGGGCGAGGGCGAACGCGGCGAGCGGCTGCTGCGCGAGGTGATCGCCCAGCACCAAGACACGCACAGCGAGGCCATGCCCGCCGCCCGCCTCTTCCTGGCCGGCTGGCTGGGCATGACGGACCGCGTCCCCGAGGCGCGCGAGCACCTGCGGCGGCTGCGCCAGGACTTCCGCATCGCCCACTTCATCGTCTTCGACGCGTACATCCTCGGTGCGGAGGCGTGGCTGGATGCCACGGAGGGGCGGTACGACGAGTGCCTGCGCCGGATCCGTACGGGGATGGAGCGGGCGGCCGACCCGCTGTCCGAGGCCCTCACGCCTCATGTGCGCTCGGGATTCCTGATCATCGGCGCGCGGGCCCTGGCAGCCATGGACGGCGGAGGACGCGCCGCGGACGCGGCCCGTTGTCTGGGCGCCTTCGACGCCCTGCTGCCGCCCCGTCACGTCGCCCAGCGGCAGGAGCGCGAGACCCGCGAGCGGACGGAGCGGCGGGCCCGGGCGCTGCTCGGAGACGAGGCGTACGAGACCGCTTACGCGCAGGGCGGCGGCCTCTCCCCGGAGGAGGCCGCCGCCTTGCTGTGA
- a CDS encoding site-2 protease family protein translates to MTTATTRHSERRISPVFVGILAVTAVTGWATWTGFAEQPGVAVFLFVTAAWIVSLCLHEYAHARTALHSGDISIGAKGYLTLNPLKYTHALLSIVLPVIFVIMGGIGLPGGAVFIERNRIRGRWKHSLISAAGPLTNVLFAVVCTAPFWLDALDGVPNDFRFALAFLALLQVTAALLNFLPVPGLDGYGVIEPWLSYSIRRQVEPFAPFGLLFVFALLWLPAVNGVFFDVIDTILKSLGISDFETYCGQELYRFWQGSNEFCSAAP, encoded by the coding sequence ATGACCACCGCCACCACCCGCCACAGCGAGCGGCGGATCAGTCCCGTGTTCGTCGGGATCCTCGCCGTGACGGCGGTCACGGGATGGGCGACCTGGACCGGGTTCGCCGAGCAGCCCGGCGTCGCCGTGTTCCTGTTCGTGACGGCGGCGTGGATCGTCTCCCTGTGCCTGCACGAGTACGCGCACGCACGCACCGCCCTGCACAGCGGCGACATCTCGATCGGAGCGAAGGGCTATCTGACCCTCAACCCGCTGAAGTACACGCACGCCCTGCTCAGCATCGTGCTCCCGGTGATCTTCGTGATCATGGGCGGCATCGGCCTGCCCGGCGGTGCCGTGTTCATCGAGCGCAACCGGATCCGGGGCCGCTGGAAGCACAGTCTGATCTCGGCGGCGGGCCCGCTGACGAACGTGCTGTTCGCCGTGGTCTGCACCGCCCCGTTCTGGCTGGACGCGCTGGACGGCGTGCCGAACGACTTCCGGTTCGCGCTGGCCTTCCTCGCGCTGCTCCAGGTGACGGCCGCGCTGCTGAACTTCCTGCCGGTGCCGGGCCTGGACGGCTACGGCGTGATCGAGCCGTGGCTGTCGTACAGCATCCGGCGTCAGGTGGAGCCGTTCGCGCCGTTCGGCCTGCTGTTCGTGTTCGCGCTGCTGTGGCTGCCGGCGGTGAACGGCGTCTTCTTCGACGTGATCGACACGATCCTGAAGTCCCTCGGGATCAGCGACTTCGAGACGTACTGCGGTCAGGAGCTGTACCGCTTCTGGCAGGGCTCGAACGAGTTCTGCTCGGCGGCGCCGTGA